In Sedimentibacter sp. MB31-C6, one genomic interval encodes:
- a CDS encoding ABC-F family ATP-binding cassette domain-containing protein codes for MIVLSCNDVTKAYTVENIIENISFTINDNENVGLIGLNGSGKTTLFNILTENLEPDSGTIFKAKGKKLGYLKQNTTIESNKSIIDEMLTIFSELIKLEQDMRNLENKISTFTEEDDSNELETLMNTYAKLNERFEEADGYSYKSIIKGVLKGLGFSEVEFNQPINLLSGGQKSRVMLAKLLLERADIILLDEPTNHLDINAISWLEKYIKDFKGTVIIISHDRYFLDNTVNKIFLMENKTLKSYNGNYSEFMNKRKIEIELETKKYDEYEKEIAKQEEMIKRLHSYGSKRNIRQAFSRQKTLDKIKRMDKPNIESKKVKLRFTPKLKSGQDVLKVNNLGKSFGEHIIFKNINMSIFKKDRVGIIGPNGIGKSTLLKIIAKKIDEYSGELTLGHYVNIGYYDQEQTNLNNDKTVIDEIWDDNPMLNYYDIRTMLAQFLFTGDDLYKIIGDLSGGEKSRLSLLKLMTSKANFLLMDEPTNHLDIDSKEVLEDSLVNYEGTLLVVSHDRYFLNKVANKIYDMSNDGIFEYLGNYNYYLEKKAELDEVEEDLEVTKTKTQINAEKKKERELIRERQQQEKNLKVLEEQIEMHEYKISELELALCQPSTYDDKNLFIEINEKLNIIKMELDELYKKWTEIQEI; via the coding sequence ATGATAGTTTTATCTTGTAATGATGTTACGAAAGCTTATACAGTTGAAAATATAATAGAAAATATTTCTTTTACTATAAATGATAATGAAAATGTAGGATTAATCGGACTGAACGGTTCAGGCAAAACTACATTATTTAATATATTAACAGAAAATTTAGAACCAGATTCTGGTACCATTTTTAAAGCAAAAGGTAAAAAACTTGGGTATTTAAAGCAAAATACTACAATAGAAAGTAACAAAAGCATAATAGATGAAATGCTCACTATTTTTAGTGAACTTATAAAACTAGAACAAGATATGCGTAATTTAGAAAATAAAATTAGTACTTTTACAGAAGAAGATGATTCTAATGAGCTTGAAACTTTAATGAATACTTATGCTAAATTGAATGAACGGTTTGAAGAAGCTGATGGTTATAGTTATAAAAGCATAATTAAAGGTGTACTAAAAGGACTTGGTTTTTCAGAAGTTGAGTTTAATCAGCCTATTAATTTATTAAGCGGAGGACAAAAAAGCAGGGTTATGCTTGCAAAGCTTTTATTAGAAAGAGCTGATATAATATTATTAGATGAACCCACAAACCATTTAGATATTAATGCCATATCATGGTTAGAAAAATATATAAAAGACTTTAAAGGAACAGTTATTATAATATCTCATGATAGATATTTTCTTGATAATACTGTTAATAAAATATTTTTAATGGAAAACAAAACATTAAAATCATATAATGGAAATTACTCAGAATTTATGAATAAACGCAAAATAGAAATTGAATTAGAAACAAAAAAATATGATGAATATGAAAAAGAGATAGCAAAACAAGAAGAAATGATTAAACGCCTCCACTCCTATGGAAGCAAAAGGAATATTAGACAAGCATTTAGTAGGCAAAAAACTTTAGATAAAATAAAAAGGATGGACAAACCTAATATTGAATCTAAGAAGGTTAAATTAAGGTTTACACCAAAGCTTAAAAGCGGTCAAGATGTTTTAAAGGTGAACAATTTGGGAAAAAGTTTTGGTGAACATATTATTTTCAAAAATATAAATATGAGTATATTTAAAAAAGACCGAGTAGGAATAATAGGTCCAAATGGTATCGGTAAATCTACATTATTAAAGATAATTGCTAAAAAAATAGATGAATATTCTGGTGAATTGACATTGGGTCATTATGTAAACATTGGATATTATGATCAGGAACAAACTAATTTAAACAATGATAAAACAGTTATTGATGAAATATGGGACGACAATCCTATGCTTAATTATTATGACATACGAACAATGTTGGCACAATTTCTATTTACTGGAGATGATTTATATAAAATTATTGGTGACTTAAGCGGAGGCGAAAAAAGCCGATTATCACTTTTGAAGCTCATGACTTCAAAAGCTAACTTTTTATTGATGGATGAACCAACAAACCATTTAGATATAGATTCAAAGGAAGTACTAGAGGATTCATTAGTGAATTATGAAGGTACACTTCTTGTCGTATCACATGACAGATATTTTCTAAATAAAGTTGCAAATAAAATATATGATATGTCTAATGATGGAATTTTCGAATACTTAGGTAACTATAATTATTATCTTGAAAAAAAGGCTGAGCTTGATGAAGTTGAAGAAGATTTAGAAGTGACAAAAACTAAAACTCAAATCAACGCAGAGAAAAAAAAAGAAAGAGAATTGATTAGAGAAAGACAGCAACAAGAAAAAAATTTGAAAGTCCTAGAAGAACAAATTGAAATGCATGAATATAAAATTTCTGAATTAGAACTTGCATTATGTCAACCTTCGACATATGACGACAAAAATTTATTTATAGAAATAAATGAAAAATTAAACATAATAAAAATGGAATTAGATGAATTATATAAAAAGTGGACCGAAATTCAAGAAATTTAA
- the tsaD gene encoding tRNA (adenosine(37)-N6)-threonylcarbamoyltransferase complex transferase subunit TsaD: MKDNILILAIESSCDETAAAIVENGRNVLSNIISSQIEIHKQFGGVVPEVASRKHIENINQVVQEALIEANITHNEIDAIAVTYGPGLVGALLVGINFAKGLSYAWEKPLIGVNHIEGHICANYIENKTLRPPYICLVVSGGHTDLVYVKDYGEYEIMGKTRDDAAGEAYDKIARAIGFGYPGGPLIDKAAKMGNKEAIKFPRVVIDDDTLDFSFSGLKSAVLNYIHNNEQKNIAVIPEDIAASFQEAVVEVLVYKTMKAAKLKKCKTIVLAGGVASNSRLRELMQKESTKHNYEFTKPSSIFCTDNGAMIGSAGYYKYLKSEFANSSLNATPNLKLAK; encoded by the coding sequence ATGAAAGATAACATATTGATTTTAGCAATAGAATCATCCTGTGATGAAACAGCTGCAGCTATAGTTGAAAATGGCAGAAATGTTTTATCAAATATAATATCATCTCAAATAGAAATACATAAGCAATTTGGTGGTGTTGTGCCAGAAGTTGCTTCTCGTAAACATATAGAAAATATAAATCAAGTAGTACAAGAGGCATTAATAGAAGCTAATATAACTCATAATGAGATAGATGCAATTGCAGTTACATATGGACCGGGTTTAGTTGGAGCTTTATTAGTAGGAATTAATTTTGCGAAAGGATTATCTTATGCTTGGGAAAAACCTTTAATTGGGGTTAATCATATTGAAGGTCATATATGTGCCAATTATATTGAAAATAAGACATTAAGACCTCCATATATATGTCTTGTTGTATCTGGAGGCCATACAGATTTAGTTTATGTTAAAGATTATGGTGAATATGAAATAATGGGTAAGACAAGAGATGATGCTGCTGGAGAAGCCTATGATAAAATAGCAAGAGCAATAGGTTTTGGTTATCCAGGAGGTCCACTAATTGATAAAGCAGCTAAAATGGGGAATAAAGAGGCAATTAAGTTCCCAAGAGTTGTAATTGATGACGATACGTTGGATTTTAGTTTTAGTGGTTTAAAATCAGCCGTTTTAAATTATATTCATAACAATGAACAAAAAAATATTGCTGTAATTCCGGAAGATATAGCTGCAAGTTTTCAAGAAGCTGTAGTAGAAGTACTTGTATACAAAACAATGAAAGCAGCTAAATTGAAAAAATGTAAAACTATAGTATTAGCAGGAGGGGTAGCATCTAATAGTCGATTAAGAGAGTTAATGCAAAAAGAATCTACTAAGCATAATTATGAATTTACTAAGCCGTCATCAATTTTTTGTACTGATAATGGAGCGATGATAGGGAGCGCAGGATATTATAAATATTTAAAAAGTGAATTTGCTAATTCATCATTAAATGCAACTCCGAATTTAAAACTTGCAAAATAG
- a CDS encoding ABC transporter permease subunit: MMNNVTGERLRVQKKSEWMLNNIVTIIFIVFTIFGFFVSDGVSVNYFLTELSSRFFRNAFLVLSLIIPVVAGLGLNFGIVVGAMAGQISIAIVRYFGLGGFSGLILTFLLALPIAGIFGYFTGLLYNKTRGQEMIASLIVGFFANGIYQFLFLFVVGIIIKVPSSHPMIKPDGVGVRMTVDLVPVEDGGLKYALDNIMEIPFMWAVLMISVVVLGLQILRVTRNKNKLVNKSNNFMTIINFVICIILMIISIHAIITESSLMMVRDVPVVTGLLIVALCIFNELILKTKLGQDFRSVGQSQQIAEVSGINVDRTRIIATIMSTVLASWGQIMFLQNMGTLNTYNAHTQIGMFSVASILVGGASTQNAKVSNALLGTILFNSMFIMSPEIGQSLFGNALLGEYFRTFMVYGVIGLALGLHVWRSNKKGKITLDGEE, encoded by the coding sequence ATGATGAATAATGTTACTGGTGAAAGATTGAGAGTTCAAAAAAAATCAGAATGGATGTTAAATAATATTGTAACAATTATATTTATTGTATTTACAATATTTGGTTTTTTCGTTTCAGATGGAGTATCAGTTAATTACTTTTTAACTGAACTATCTAGTAGATTTTTTAGAAATGCATTTTTAGTATTGTCATTGATAATACCAGTTGTTGCTGGTTTAGGATTAAACTTTGGTATTGTTGTTGGAGCTATGGCAGGTCAAATCTCTATAGCAATAGTTAGATATTTTGGTTTAGGCGGATTTTCAGGATTGATTCTGACATTTTTACTTGCCTTACCTATAGCTGGTATATTTGGTTATTTTACAGGTCTTTTATACAATAAGACAAGAGGGCAGGAAATGATAGCCAGCTTAATAGTTGGATTCTTTGCTAATGGGATATATCAGTTTTTATTCCTATTTGTAGTAGGTATAATTATTAAAGTACCATCAAGTCATCCTATGATAAAACCTGATGGTGTCGGTGTAAGAATGACTGTTGACTTAGTTCCTGTTGAAGATGGTGGACTTAAGTACGCATTAGACAATATAATGGAAATACCATTTATGTGGGCAGTGTTAATGATTTCAGTAGTAGTGCTAGGGTTGCAGATTTTAAGGGTTACTAGAAATAAAAATAAATTAGTTAATAAATCAAATAATTTTATGACAATAATAAATTTTGTTATATGTATTATATTAATGATAATTAGTATACATGCTATCATTACTGAATCAAGTCTTATGATGGTAAGAGATGTACCTGTAGTAACTGGTTTGTTGATTGTAGCTTTATGTATATTTAATGAATTGATTTTGAAGACCAAGTTAGGTCAGGATTTTAGAAGTGTTGGGCAAAGTCAGCAAATAGCTGAAGTATCTGGTATAAATGTAGATAGAACAAGAATAATTGCTACTATTATGTCTACAGTTTTAGCCTCATGGGGACAAATTATGTTTTTACAAAATATGGGGACTTTAAATACATATAACGCCCATACGCAAATAGGTATGTTTTCAGTTGCATCAATATTAGTTGGTGGTGCTTCTACGCAAAATGCAAAGGTAAGCAATGCACTGTTAGGTACAATACTATTTAATTCGATGTTTATAATGTCGCCTGAAATAGGTCAATCATTATTTGGTAATGCATTGTTAGGTGAATATTTCAGAACGTTTATGGTTTACGGAGTAATAGGTCTTGCATTAGGATTACATGTATGGAGATCGAATAAAAAAGGTAAGATAACATTAGACGGAGAAGAATAA
- a CDS encoding ABC transporter permease, producing the protein MTQVDKKSSSFLKDIVSKIGLPTIIIAVFWVGLLISGGFLGISMATLLSDTLKRAGMNGVLVLAMVPSIQSGTGPNFALPVGIVCGLFAIVCSIELGFTGLSWLLVSISFAILLASVVGYLYGKLLNAVKGSEMTIATYTGFSIAAFMCLFWLMLPFKHPNMRWFMGKGLRETVQLDVIGAAQILNNFLRFEIAGVIIPTGLLLTFLFFCLLFWIFSKSKSGIAISAGGSGPRFSQAAGININRNRILANVISTIFGAVGIIVYSQSYGYAQLYNAPLMMAFPAVAAVLIGGATASKAKVSHVIIGVILFQGLLTTALPVANQVFAGTDLSEIMRMVIQNGIILYALTQVKGGDK; encoded by the coding sequence ATGACTCAAGTAGATAAAAAAAGTAGTTCATTTTTAAAAGATATAGTTAGTAAAATTGGGTTACCAACAATTATAATTGCTGTATTTTGGGTAGGACTTCTTATTTCCGGAGGATTTTTAGGAATTTCTATGGCTACATTATTGAGTGATACATTGAAAAGGGCTGGAATGAATGGTGTTTTAGTACTTGCAATGGTGCCTTCAATCCAATCAGGTACAGGACCAAACTTTGCTTTACCAGTTGGAATAGTATGTGGTTTGTTTGCAATAGTTTGTTCTATTGAATTAGGATTTACAGGTCTATCTTGGTTATTAGTTTCAATTTCCTTTGCAATACTCCTTGCAAGTGTTGTAGGATATTTGTATGGTAAACTTTTAAATGCTGTTAAGGGTTCAGAAATGACAATAGCAACATATACGGGATTCTCAATAGCTGCTTTTATGTGTTTGTTTTGGCTTATGCTTCCATTTAAACATCCTAATATGCGCTGGTTTATGGGAAAAGGTTTAAGAGAAACAGTACAATTAGACGTTATAGGAGCAGCGCAGATCTTAAATAACTTCCTTAGATTTGAAATAGCTGGTGTTATAATACCTACAGGGTTACTACTGACTTTCTTGTTCTTCTGTTTATTGTTTTGGATTTTTTCTAAGTCGAAATCAGGTATTGCAATATCGGCTGGTGGATCAGGTCCGAGATTTTCACAAGCTGCAGGTATAAATATAAATAGAAATAGAATTTTAGCAAATGTTATATCAACGATATTTGGAGCAGTAGGTATAATAGTATATTCTCAAAGTTATGGATATGCACAGTTATATAATGCACCATTAATGATGGCATTTCCTGCTGTTGCAGCAGTTTTGATTGGTGGCGCTACAGCTTCTAAAGCAAAAGTATCTCATGTTATAATAGGTGTAATATTATTTCAAGGATTGTTAACAACAGCTTTACCAGTTGCAAATCAAGTGTTTGCCGGAACAGATTTATCTGAAATAATGCGTATGGTAATTCAAAATGGTATAATCCTTTATGCTTTAACACAAGTAAAAGGAGGCGACAAATGA
- a CDS encoding sugar ABC transporter ATP-binding protein has translation MSDNLLSLKNVSKEYSGNKVLKNINIELKKGEIHALIGENGAGKSTLMNILFGMPVIHTTGGYEGTIEIDGEATHIKSPHDAMACGIGMVHQEFMLIPGFTILENIKLNREITKQNIVSSVLGKRLETLDVKSMSKDARKALDTLDMNIDEFLPVAGLPVGHMQFIEIAREIDKTGIKILVFDEPTAVLAEAEAKNLLAAIKKLSQKGIGIIFISHRLDEIVNVADTVTVLRDGEHVATKAIKDTNKIEIAQLMIGRKVTIERDESIERNVSDEVILSINDLQVAMPGERVKGIDLEVKKGEILGIGGLAGQGKLGIANGLMGVFPSKGEVVFDGSPLNLNSPKASARAGLGFVSEDRKGIGLLLDESIELNIVFNAMQINDNFLNKYGPFSFKNSKEIREHALKSIKDLDIRCTSSLQRTGSLSGGNQQKVCVARALALNPKLLLVSEPTRGIDIGAKKLILDLLLRLNTEYGMTIIMTSSELAELRSICDRIVIICEGKVEGVLQPNASDADFGLMMSGSQRNDTERSEA, from the coding sequence TTGAGTGATAACCTTCTAAGCTTAAAAAATGTTTCTAAAGAATATTCGGGAAACAAAGTACTAAAAAATATAAATATAGAGCTGAAAAAAGGTGAAATACATGCCCTAATTGGGGAAAATGGTGCTGGAAAATCAACATTGATGAATATATTATTCGGCATGCCTGTTATCCATACTACTGGTGGTTATGAAGGTACAATAGAAATAGATGGGGAAGCTACTCATATAAAATCACCACATGATGCTATGGCCTGTGGTATAGGTATGGTGCACCAGGAATTTATGTTAATCCCGGGATTTACAATTTTAGAAAACATAAAGTTAAATCGAGAAATTACAAAACAAAATATTGTAAGCAGTGTTTTAGGTAAGAGACTTGAAACTCTAGATGTTAAAAGTATGAGCAAAGATGCAAGAAAAGCATTAGATACTCTAGACATGAATATTGACGAGTTTTTACCTGTGGCTGGGTTGCCAGTTGGACATATGCAGTTTATTGAAATTGCAAGGGAAATTGATAAAACTGGAATTAAAATATTAGTTTTTGACGAACCTACAGCAGTTTTAGCTGAAGCAGAAGCTAAAAATTTATTGGCTGCAATTAAAAAGCTTTCACAAAAAGGAATTGGAATAATTTTTATTAGTCATAGGCTTGATGAAATAGTGAATGTTGCAGATACAGTAACTGTACTTAGAGATGGGGAACACGTTGCCACGAAAGCAATTAAAGATACAAACAAAATCGAAATAGCTCAATTAATGATTGGTAGAAAAGTTACAATCGAAAGAGATGAAAGTATTGAAAGAAATGTTTCTGATGAAGTTATTTTGAGTATTAATGATTTACAGGTAGCGATGCCTGGTGAAAGAGTTAAGGGTATTGACTTAGAAGTTAAAAAGGGAGAAATACTTGGCATAGGTGGATTAGCTGGACAAGGTAAACTTGGTATAGCTAATGGTTTAATGGGCGTATTTCCTTCAAAGGGTGAAGTTGTCTTCGATGGTAGTCCATTGAATTTAAACAGTCCAAAAGCTTCTGCAAGGGCTGGATTAGGTTTTGTTAGCGAAGATAGAAAAGGTATAGGTTTATTACTTGATGAATCTATAGAGTTAAATATAGTTTTTAATGCAATGCAGATAAATGATAATTTTTTAAATAAATATGGTCCTTTCAGTTTTAAAAATTCTAAAGAAATAAGGGAACATGCTCTTAAATCAATTAAAGATTTAGACATTAGATGCACATCTTCACTTCAAAGAACAGGAAGCTTGAGTGGAGGTAATCAACAAAAGGTTTGTGTAGCAAGAGCTTTAGCATTGAATCCTAAGCTTTTATTGGTTTCTGAACCGACAAGAGGCATAGATATAGGTGCTAAAAAACTTATTCTTGATTTATTATTGAGACTTAATACAGAGTATGGAATGACAATTATTATGACATCTTCTGAATTGGCTGAATTAAGAAGCATATGTGATAGAATTGTAATAATATGTGAAGGTAAAGTTGAAGGCGTTCTTCAACCAAATGCTTCAGATGCTGATTTTGGTTTGATGATGTCTGGAAGCCAAAGAAATGATACGGAAAGGAGTGAAGCATAA
- a CDS encoding DUF3798 domain-containing protein: protein MKRFISILLVLTMVLSLAACGQETDAPTDETPVDETPVEETPGEETPAGETQAEAFEGKVAIVTNTLSQNEEEYRSAQLMVEKYGEDKIEHVLWPDNFMTEQEQMISIITKVASNPEIKALIINQAVPGTNAAVDKLLETRDDMFIAYCAPQENPPDVADRADLILQPDELKMGVNIPKQAQKMGAKTLVHYSFPRHMSVVLLSQRRELMIETCEEIGLEFVDATAPDPTGDAGVPGAQQFILEDVPKMVDKYGKDTAFFSTNCAMQVPLIKACVDAGAIYPQPCCPSPYHGFPTALGIESSGFDENSMQHVIDETTRILDENGVLGRFSTWPVPVAMMNTVSSTEYAIKWINGEVGEELEPDVLADLMTDYAGVAVETSPYIEETADGTSVEYPTFRLVIMDFLTYGE, encoded by the coding sequence ATGAAAAGATTTATTAGTATTTTATTAGTACTAACTATGGTTTTAAGTTTGGCAGCATGTGGTCAAGAAACAGATGCTCCAACTGACGAAACACCAGTTGACGAAACACCAGTTGAAGAAACTCCAGGTGAAGAAACTCCAGCAGGGGAAACACAAGCTGAAGCTTTCGAAGGCAAGGTTGCTATTGTTACCAATACTCTATCTCAAAATGAAGAGGAGTATCGTTCAGCTCAATTAATGGTTGAGAAATATGGTGAAGATAAGATTGAGCATGTATTATGGCCAGATAACTTTATGACTGAACAAGAGCAAATGATAAGTATTATTACAAAAGTAGCATCTAATCCAGAAATAAAAGCTTTAATTATTAATCAAGCTGTTCCTGGAACTAATGCAGCTGTTGATAAATTATTGGAAACTCGTGATGATATGTTTATTGCATATTGTGCTCCTCAGGAAAATCCACCTGATGTTGCAGATAGAGCGGACTTAATTTTACAACCAGATGAATTGAAAATGGGTGTAAATATTCCTAAACAGGCACAAAAAATGGGTGCTAAAACATTAGTTCACTATTCATTCCCAAGACATATGTCAGTTGTTCTTCTTTCACAAAGAAGAGAACTTATGATTGAAACTTGTGAAGAAATAGGTCTTGAATTTGTTGATGCAACAGCTCCGGATCCAACTGGTGATGCAGGTGTTCCTGGTGCACAACAATTTATATTAGAAGATGTTCCAAAGATGGTAGATAAGTATGGTAAGGATACTGCTTTCTTCTCAACTAACTGCGCAATGCAAGTTCCGTTGATTAAAGCATGTGTTGATGCCGGAGCAATTTATCCACAACCATGTTGTCCTTCTCCATATCATGGATTCCCAACAGCTCTTGGAATAGAATCATCAGGATTTGACGAAAACAGTATGCAGCATGTAATTGATGAAACTACTAGAATACTTGATGAGAATGGTGTTTTAGGAAGATTTTCAACTTGGCCAGTACCAGTTGCTATGATGAATACAGTTTCTTCAACTGAATATGCAATTAAATGGATTAATGGTGAAGTTGGTGAAGAATTAGAACCAGACGTTTTAGCTGATTTAATGACTGATTATGCTGGTGTTGCAGTTGAAACAAGTCCTTACATAGAAGAAACAGCTGATGGAACTTCAGTAGAATATCCAACATTTAGATTGGTTATTATGGACTTCTTGACTTATGGTGAATAA